The Desulfonatronum thioautotrophicum nucleotide sequence TTCGAAAGATTTGGTGGAACGGTCAGTTTAGCAATGCCATGGGATATGTCAACGGGATATCACGCGGATGACCGCCGGTTTCTGGGGACGGCCTCCGACGAGCTTTTTGTGGCCCATTCTCGACCGTCCCCAGAAACCGGCTTGTGCTTGAGGACGGGATCAACTGCTGACGTGGGGGAAAGGAAAGCGGCATAAACGAAACCAGGTCTCCACCTTAAAAGAGCCGCTAAGCTGTCCAAACGATCGGACCCACTTCAGAACGAAGAACCAAGAACGAAGAACAACGAACGAAGAACGAAGATCGTCGAACGAAAAACTTTTTGACCAGTTCCAGGTGAAGTGATGGATGTGGGCAGAGACTAGGTCAATATGTGATTGGATGATGGAGTTGGATTTCTGGTATAAATCTAAAATGCCTGGTATTAAGCGTATAGAGCGGGACATGATGGATGATCGCGGTTGCTGCAATGATTGCATCCGGAATGTCTATCTTATGGCTTAGTGAATAGGTTTTCATCAGATTCAGAAAATATACTGAAATCTTTTCATCAAGTGGCAAACAAGATATGTTTTGAAGGTTATTGTTAATTTTTCGTAACTCTGATTTGTTTAACGCGCCATAATACAATTCAGCCTGTGTTATTGGGCTCACTGCAATATTTTTTTGTCCGATAACGCGAAGTTCCTGGACAATATGATTCGTATTTTTATAGAATTCTATGAATACATCAGTATCACAGATGATCATACAGTGCATTTCCTCCATGCCTGTCGACGCAGAGAATCAAGCGTGACGTCTCGTTTTTCCCATAAGCCGGCACCGTTAAAAAAATCCGCCTTTTCCGAGATATTCTCTTGAATTCCTTTTTGTTCATCGATGCTGCTGGTTTGGATGTCACTCACAAAGTCGCAAGCGCGGAGGTATTCAAGAAGCTTCGTCGCTTTATGCGGGTCTTGGACCTGAAGGACTATTTCCATGGTGCTCTACTCCGTATTTTCCTTTTGGTATTTTTTTTGCCCTGAAATCTCTCACAAAAAACATACCGTTAGGAACATGAAGGGTCAACTCCTGATGTGCTCTTGGTGGCGCGATTCGCTTTGCGCGTCACATCATATGGCGCAATTCCAGAAAGCCGTTAATCGGTTCCTCGTTCCTCGTTCTTCGTTCTTTGTCCGAGAATGTGGGCTTGCAGTAGTTTGCGGCGAAAGCCTGCTTCCCCCGTGACACCGCGAACCATTCCCCTCCTCTGGAGGGGCCAGGGGTGGGTTGGCGTTGGTGCTTACACTGCCCAATTTACATCTCAAGCACGCCCATCCCTCAACCCACCCCTTTATCCCCTCCCAGGAGGGGAACTGCACCGTGCATCCAGCAATGACGAACGAAGAACCAAGAACGAAGAACCAAGAACGAAGAACCAAGAACGAAGAACCAAGAACGAAGAACAAAGAACGAAGAACCAAGAACGAAGAACAACGAACGAAGAACAACGAACGACGAACGTCAAGCAACGACCGACAAAAAATCGGATTGTGAAAATAGTTTTCAAACCGCTTGACAGGTTTCAGCGGAATCTCTAAAAGAGAACCTGTTTGCAGCAACGGATCGTTCTACGGGTTTCGGACTCACCGGTTTTTTGGTGGTGGCCGCGGAGCAAGTGAGGGCGGGACGAAGGCGATAACGAGAAAGCACCTGGTTTGCCGGGATGCCTGACGTATGCCTTGGTCCCGCTTTTTTTGTTTGATGTACCGCGAAGGCGGTCATCAGCAGGAAGCAAATGAGAGAAGTGCAGGCATATCAGCATGACTTGTTTTCGAACGACGCTCCTGTCCCCCAGTCAGCCATACCCGCGGAGGCGGGTGTCCAGTCCGTATTTTTTGACGAACCGAAGGGGTGACGATACCTGATGGATATGGCCTGAACGCCTGAGTCGTACGTTGCAATCATGGCCTGGCTGTCGGGGCTGGTCGGGGATTGCCGGTCGTAAGGCGTTGCCCCCAATGGAGGTGGATTCGTCTTTTGGTTGTCAGACTGCCCCCCAAAATTTTACGAAATCGAGAATTGGAATCCGGATCACACCATGGTTGCACCACAATCACTTCGCCTTCTCCAGTCACGGATCACGGAGGGGCACGACGCTTCTTCCCACTGTGTTCATCAATCCACCGGGCATGCATCCCGGCAACAGTGCGGTCCGGGACGGCGAACGGACCAGGAGGCGGCCATGACCGGCACCCTGAAAGGCATTCATGCGCCTATTCTGGAAAAAATTCTTGAACTGTACACCGACCTCTATCTCCACGACGGCTACGGTGCCGTCACCGTGGAGATGCGCTTTCTCAAGCGCGGTCAAAAAGAAATCATCGTCAGCAGCGGCAAGGAATTCCGGTTTGTGGTGGATTGGCCGGATGAAGCACGCGAGGAAAAACCATAGTGCGCATCCTCCACCCTCCACGCCCCGCAATAGCGCCGAGCCGATCCTTCCGGCCGGTTCCACGCCAAGCTGAAGATGGCGAGCGGCAGGTGTCCCGTGACCAGACGGCAACTGGTATCTGGAGACAACCGTCCTGCAGGCAACTCCCTTCCTTCCACGGAACGGGACACACGACCGGCGCTCCGACCTTCCGGGCCACCCTGGAAGTCGTCCCTCCATGCGCCAACCAGCCCCCCCGGAATACCCCGGACGCCGGTCGTGCCGCTCGATCATGAAAAATAGGGCTGAGGGCTGAGACCTGAAACCTGAAGGGATAGGGCTGAGGGCTGAGACCTGAAACCTGAAGGGATAGGGCTGAGGGCTGAGACCTGAAACCTGAAGGGATAGGGCTGAGGGCTGAGACCTGAAGAGAGAGGGCGGAGGGCTGAGACCTGAAACCTGAAGGGATAGGGCTGAGGGCTGAGGAAATTGGGCAGAGTTTGGCGCGTACGAACTTCAGGTTTCAGCCCTCTCCCTCAACCCACCCCTGGCCCCTCCAAGGAGGGGAATGGAATGAGGTGACGCGAGTCATGAGGGCGGAAACCAAAGCCGGAACTGACCGGCAAGAAACATGAGGCAGTGAAGAATGAAGAATGCAGGGCAAAAGGGAAAAAAGAATGACAACCTTGATACCGGGAGCTTCCATCACCTCAGGTTTCAGGTCTCAGCCCTCAGCCCTATCCCTTCAGCCCTCTCTCCCCCCCCTCAGGTTTCAGGTCTCAGCCCTCAGCCCTATATTTTTTCGCGCTCGTTCCGGGGAGTCGTCCGGGCAAAATAGTTGAGGAGGTGATGTAGCGAGCCTGACACGGATGATTCTCCTTGCCGCGGCGTGGCGCCGGGAAGGGGACGGTGGAGCGGTTGAAGTGGCGGGGTGCCTTTGTTGCTGCCGGGGGTGAGGCTCTGTGAGGGAGCAAAGCCGGCGGCGATGGATCGACCGCGAAACCGAGAAGGATAATCACAATGGTCATTGGAACACGCGCGGCAGACTCTGAGGATGAGTTGCTGCTCCATGGAAACACTCAAGACTGATATGGAGTAGAAAACATGTTGAAGCAGTCAATGAAACACAAGAAAGGACAGCAGGGTTTTACCCTTTTGGAAATCCTGGTGGTCGTAGCCATCATGGGCTTCCTGGTCGCCATGGTCGCCCCGCGGTTTGCGGGTATCACCGCTGGCACCGTGGATGTTGTGTGCGACACCAACCAGCAGCGCCTGGTACAAGCGTTGTCCGCATGGAACGAGCAGAATGGCAACCTGCCTGGCGGGCTGGTCAACCTGGTTGACGAACAGGGGCCGCTTGTTCCCGCTACCGGGCTCGCCACGGGGTATTTCATTCCCACCAACACCAACCACCTGGAATTTCCTGACCAGGGACAGGCGACATTTTTCGGTGAGTTCGTGGATCGCAACAAGTTCGCCCTGCACATCCTCAATGCGGCTGAAGTTGCCGAAATGCGCGGTTTGGGCGTGGGCACCGTCCATAGCCTGAACGCCTACAACTACGACGGCACCATTGGTACACATGGCAATGCCGCCGCTGCTGCGGAACCGGTTGCGGAAGTTGATGAACTCGACGCCCTGCGCAGGACTGCCGTCCGGCCCGGCATGGCCGTGCTGATGACCGGGCTTGGCGCCGAGTCTGACGCTGACGATCCTGCTTTCGCTGGTGACGCGATCGCCGCCGCTGCCGGCATCCTGGGTGACGGCACGGATGATTACGACGATTGGGGCAACCCGGAATGGTTCGGCCGCATCATTCTGGGCGTGGGCCCGGATTCGGCCCTGGTTAGCCAAGGCATGATATCCGCGGCCGGCCTGTGCCCTGGCGGCATTAACAACCCCCAGGTCTTCTGGAACAACTACAGCGTGGTCCTGCCCCGTCTTGAAGCCACAGTGGAGCGGATGGAAGAAAGCGCGACCGCTGGTGTTGCTTTCTTGGCTGGTGTGGCTGCCGAATCCAATGGTGGTTCCTACCGTACTTTCAATCTCCTTGAAGCCCAGGAGTCCTTCCAGTTCCTGACCCAATGCCCGGAAGGCCACCGTTGGCCCACGCCTGACGAGTTCAGCGAGTGGACCATTTATGTCGGTGCAACTCCGGCTGAACTGGAAGATCCGGCTGCCTTGTTCTAGCCTTCAAACCTAGTTGGGCGGAAAATTACCATTCCGCTGCAAACACCCACGGGAGGGGCCGCACGGTCCCTCCCGTGGATTTTGAAAATGACTTGTCTTCTATCTTCGCATGCCACCCAGGAGGGGGAGCGCTCGTCTCGTTCAGCCTCGCACGAGAATTCTGGGCGATTTCTCCTTCTTGGGTGAGATGAAAAGAATAAAAGAGAGGGCGGAGGGATGAAACCTGAAACCTGAAGGGACGGAAAGAGAGGGCGGAGGGATGAGACCCAGGTGAAACACCCCAACGGGGACCCCGGTTTCACTGGGCAGGCCTGAAACCTGAGGCAACCCACTACTGGCCCCTCCAAGGAGGGGAATGGAGTAGATGTCTATGCGATTAATTTTTCAGGTTTCAGCCCTCAGGTTTCAGCCCTATCCTTTCACCTCAGGTTTCAGCCCTCAGCCCTTAAAGGAGAGGTAAAACCCATGTCCAGAAAATCCGGCTTCACACTGCTCGAAGTGCTCATTGTCATCGCCATCATGGGCCTCATCGCGGCCATGGTCGCGCCACGGTTTGCGGGGTTGCGGGGCGAATCCGAGGTGGTGATCCGGGATACCAATCAGGGCCGGATGGCTTCCGCGATTACCGGGTATTGGGAGAGCTTCGAACGCTATCCTTCCGGCCTGACCAACCTGTTGGATGAGAACAATGCCACGGGGGTTGGGCCATTTGATGGAATAAACCGTTTCCGAATGCCCACGAACACTTCTCAGCTGGAAGTTTTCGACAGAGGTACGGCCACATTCGACGAATCCTTCATCGCCCGGCTCAAGCCCGAGGTCCATGTCCTGAATGCGGCCGAAGCCTTTGCCCTGCGCCAACTCGGGGTGACCACCGTGGTCAATCTCAACGCCTACAACTTTGACGGCCTGTCCGCTGGTTCACCCTTGATCATCGCCGCACGGGCCAACCCGAAGCGGATTTCCAATGTCGATACCGGCCTAGGGGTGTTGATGGCGGGGATCGGCGCTCCTGAGGTGAGTCCAACCGGGGCTTGGGAAGGTCGGGCTTCAACACCGGCGCTCCTCCAGACCGACTCCGACTGGACCAGCCCGGATGCCATCGGTCGGATCATCCTGGGGCTGGGGCCTGACTCCGACCTGATCGCCAGGGAAATCATTTCCACAGCCGGCCTGTGCCCTGAAGGCCTGGGCAATCAGCAGACCTCCTGGAACCACTACGTCATCCTCCTGCCCCGGTTGCAAGCGACCGTGGACCGGATGACCAACGCCTTGGGCGAGCCGCTGACCGCGTTCACTCACCTCCGGGAAATCACAGCCGAGTCCAACAGCGGGAACAACGGCATCGAACGGACCTTCAACCTCCTGGAACCCCAATCCCGCACCCGCTTCCATATCTACTCGCCCAAAGGCCACCGCTGGCAGGACGAGTTGGACCGGACGATGTGGCGGGTGACGGAAGTGTCCTCGTGAGGGGGGAGGGATGATAGGGCTGAGGGCTGAAACCTGAGGTGAAAAGATAGGGCTGAAACCTGAGGGCTGAAACCTGAAAAATTATTCGCGTAGACCTCAGCTCCATTCCCCTCCTGGGAGGGGCCAGGGGTGGGTTGCCTCAGGTTTCAGGTTTCAGCCCTCCGCCCTATCTTTTGAACGAAGAACAGCGGCAAAGCCGCCGAACAGCGGCGCTAGCCGCCCAACAGCGGCAACGCCGCAAAACGACGAACGGATCAACATGCAAAACAAAGGCTTCACCCTCCTGGAAGTGCTCATCGTGATCGGAATCATGGGCGTGATTGCGGCCATGGTTTGGCCGCTGCGCGCTACGCTGGATGATTCGCAGCGGGAGCGGGTGACCCAGGAACAGATCCAGGTCATCCGTCAGGCCATCCTGGGCCATGACCAGGTCGTGGACCGGCTGGATCGGGACCGGATCGTGAGCGGGTATGTGGGGGATATGCGGGAGTGGCCGGAACTGTGGGAGCCGGGTGGGACGGGAGGTGCTGCCGGTCTGGGCGAGGACGACCGCGGGGCGTTCATCGTGGACCGCTTTAACTGGACACGGCCCTACGAGGAAGTGAAGGGATCGGACAGGGCCGCGCAAAGCCTGGGCCAGCCTCGCGGCCTCTGGACCCGGCACGTCCGGGACGCGGCTACCGCGGACATCGTGGATCGCCCCCAGCAAAACCAGACCTGGCTCGGCCCCTACCTCTCCCCTCCCGTGGCCGCACGCCGCGCCCTGGGCAGCCAGTACGCCACCAATAATGATGAATACGAGGCATTAAACGAGGAAGACCGGGCCTACTTCCACCTGCTCCAGGGAGACGGGCAACTGGTGGACGGCTGGAACCGGGCCTTCCGGTTCTTCCTTTCCAAAGACCCGGCCAATCCCAACTCGGACGACGACGAGGTGTTCTGGATCGTCTCCCTGGGCCAGGACGGGCGGGGCGATTTTCCGGATGACATGTCCGAATACGACAAAGATGCCCCGCAAAACAGGGATAATATCGTGACCATGCTGTACAAGAGCGAGTGGCGGGAATTGCTGCGCCAGATCGGCAGGAGCAGTCGGTTTACTGAAAGGTTGGTTCTTTTGACCCAGGAACGCATCGAAAATCAGATTGTCCGTGCCTTGATCGGTGATTCTCCTGCCGGCGCGAATACCGGATACACCGGCGACCTTCTGGATTGGCCGGAGCTGTTCAACTTCGTCTGCCGGTTCGATGCTGAACCGGAAGCCTACCCCTGTGCAACAATCTGCCGGGTGTCTCACGGTCCGAATGGCGGAGACTGGCGGATCATCACCGAAATCAGGAATACAGAAGGCGACATTGTCAGCGGAGCCTACGAGAATGAATTCGGGGCATCGATCACGTGCACCAGCGGAGTTTGCCGAGATGTGGATCAGATAGAGGTGGCTTTTGACTGCCGACTGCCCGAAGGCCGCTGGGATAAGGAATATGGTGGTGATTCATTCACGGCTGGGCAGCCCAGAGGCTTGTGGGATCGAGAGGCCTTGAGACCGGATCAACCCGAGGACGGTGATCCGCGCTTCAGCCGTTTCGGCGTGGGATGGCGACATGCCTACATACCCAAGCCAAATATCGGCCCTATCCCCGCACCGTCGGACAAGGATGAAGATGAGCAACTCAAGGATGAATTTGAAACGGCCCTGCACTTCTTCAAAATTCTCGATGACGACGAAATTAGGCAATTTCTCATCGCCTCTGGTGGGCCATCGGAAAGCATCTTCCTGCCCATTGCCTTGAATTTCGGAGAGGACGAGGACGAACGCCGCTACTATCAATATCCAGAGCAGCAAACGGGAGTCATGTCAATTTCGGACGAGATAGCACATGTTCGGCAATTACTCGAGAATCGTACAGAGCGGTTTGAATTGGATGAATTTCTGGAGCGCTCCATGAGCATCCTGGAGGTGAGGGATGCCGAGGATATCGTCATCGCAACCTATGAAAACAGTGATAATATTACCAGATTGGTTCGACGCAATGAATGGAAACCGGGGTTTATGGACCTGGAAGTGATTCTGGATATGGCTGAGGTAAACCAGGAGTCAGAGTG carries:
- a CDS encoding type II secretion system protein, coding for MLKQSMKHKKGQQGFTLLEILVVVAIMGFLVAMVAPRFAGITAGTVDVVCDTNQQRLVQALSAWNEQNGNLPGGLVNLVDEQGPLVPATGLATGYFIPTNTNHLEFPDQGQATFFGEFVDRNKFALHILNAAEVAEMRGLGVGTVHSLNAYNYDGTIGTHGNAAAAAEPVAEVDELDALRRTAVRPGMAVLMTGLGAESDADDPAFAGDAIAAAAGILGDGTDDYDDWGNPEWFGRIILGVGPDSALVSQGMISAAGLCPGGINNPQVFWNNYSVVLPRLEATVERMEESATAGVAFLAGVAAESNGGSYRTFNLLEAQESFQFLTQCPEGHRWPTPDEFSEWTIYVGATPAELEDPAALF
- a CDS encoding type II toxin-antitoxin system VapC family toxin, with the translated sequence MIICDTDVFIEFYKNTNHIVQELRVIGQKNIAVSPITQAELYYGALNKSELRKINNNLQNISCLPLDEKISVYFLNLMKTYSLSHKIDIPDAIIAATAIIHHVPLYTLNTRHFRFIPEIQLHHPITY
- a CDS encoding type II secretion system protein, translated to MSRKSGFTLLEVLIVIAIMGLIAAMVAPRFAGLRGESEVVIRDTNQGRMASAITGYWESFERYPSGLTNLLDENNATGVGPFDGINRFRMPTNTSQLEVFDRGTATFDESFIARLKPEVHVLNAAEAFALRQLGVTTVVNLNAYNFDGLSAGSPLIIAARANPKRISNVDTGLGVLMAGIGAPEVSPTGAWEGRASTPALLQTDSDWTSPDAIGRIILGLGPDSDLIAREIISTAGLCPEGLGNQQTSWNHYVILLPRLQATVDRMTNALGEPLTAFTHLREITAESNSGNNGIERTFNLLEPQSRTRFHIYSPKGHRWQDELDRTMWRVTEVSS
- a CDS encoding type II secretion system protein; translation: MQNKGFTLLEVLIVIGIMGVIAAMVWPLRATLDDSQRERVTQEQIQVIRQAILGHDQVVDRLDRDRIVSGYVGDMREWPELWEPGGTGGAAGLGEDDRGAFIVDRFNWTRPYEEVKGSDRAAQSLGQPRGLWTRHVRDAATADIVDRPQQNQTWLGPYLSPPVAARRALGSQYATNNDEYEALNEEDRAYFHLLQGDGQLVDGWNRAFRFFLSKDPANPNSDDDEVFWIVSLGQDGRGDFPDDMSEYDKDAPQNRDNIVTMLYKSEWRELLRQIGRSSRFTERLVLLTQERIENQIVRALIGDSPAGANTGYTGDLLDWPELFNFVCRFDAEPEAYPCATICRVSHGPNGGDWRIITEIRNTEGDIVSGAYENEFGASITCTSGVCRDVDQIEVAFDCRLPEGRWDKEYGGDSFTAGQPRGLWDREALRPDQPEDGDPRFSRFGVGWRHAYIPKPNIGPIPAPSDKDEDEQLKDEFETALHFFKILDDDEIRQFLIASGGPSESIFLPIALNFGEDEDERRYYQYPEQQTGVMSISDEIAHVRQLLENRTERFELDEFLERSMSILEVRDAEDIVIATYENSDNITRLVRRNEWKPGFMDLEVILDMAEVNQESECVSLNNNIKCRMYGIPNADDWWDEKIFETQWDTEDGLCQAEPLRFKFDDKTPLEIISGGRYLVCWDSNERDPDTENHKLTPDPDDWNKIFSAFAHPARIVPTFVPWGISLKMSDFED